GACAAAGAGGAGAACAAGAAGGACAAAGAGGAGAACAAGAAGGACAAAGAGGAGAGCAAGAAGGACAAAGAGGAGAGCAAGAAGGACAAAGAGGAGAGCAAGAAGGACAAAGAGGAGAACAAGAAGGGCAAAGAGGAGAGCAAGAAGGGCAAAGAGGAGAGCAAGAAGGGCAAAGAGGAGAGCAAGAAGGACAAAGAGGAGAGCAAGAAGGACAAAGAGGAGAGCAAGAAGGACAAAGAGGAGAGCAAGAAGGACAAAGAGGAGAGCAAGAAGGACAAAGAGGAGAGCAAGAAGGACAAAGAGGAGAGCAAGAAGGACAAAGAGGAGAGCGAGAAGGACAAAGAGGAGAGTGAGAAAGATaaacaggaggaggaagaggagagcgagaaggagaaagaggagagcgagAAAGGGAAAGATAAAGAGGAGAAAGCATGCTCAAGTAAATGTCACAGTTTTTCCTTGTTATCAGATAGCTCCAACTCCAGCCCCCCTTGCCATCGGTGGACCGCAGAATACAAACGCTCTAGCACCAgagaccaggacacagagagagacgggggcagatctgagagaaacagagagagatacaagGGCAGatctgagagaaacagagacagacgcTCTAGCACCAgagaccaggacagagagagagacggggacagatctgagagagacagagacagacactctaGCACCAgagaccaggacagagagagagacggcggcagatctgagagaaacagagacagacactctAGCACCAgagaccaggacagagagagagacggcggcagatctgagagaaacagagacagacgcTCTAGCACCAgagaccaggacagagagagagaccggggcagatctgagagaaacagagacagacgcTCTAGCACCAGagaccaggacagagagacagacagagactggggCAGATCTGAGAGATTCGGGGGcagatctgagagagagagagacagacgctcTAGCGCCAgagaccaggacagagagagagacgggggcagatctgagagaaacagagagagagacaggcactcTAGGTCCAGAGAGCTTGATAGATATAGATGGTGGGAGACAGAAAGGAAAATACGCTCTAGTACTAGAGACGGGGACAGAGAGTGGGACAGGAGCAgatctgagagagacagagacagactatcTAGTACCAGAGGCGGATCAGAGAAAGATGGTGATGGAGACAGATCTGAGAGAgacaaggacagagagagatggtgggagcGAGACAAAGACTGGGATGGGGACAAGGAAAGCTTCCTGGGGCTTTACCCATACTCCAACGATCCTACACACCCTCATGCATCTTTGATGGCAACCGACTCAGTGCAGTACATGGCATACCACGGCAGCCGCTATGCCAGCACCTTCCCTCCAGGGTGTGGCTTTCCCCCTGGTACCATGTTCCCTGGTACCGTGCCCCCTGGTACAGTGCCCCTGGCCCACTGTACCAGTGCCCCTGGTACAGTGCCCCCATGCCCACTGGTACAGTGCCCCCCCTATCCACTGTACCCCAACTGCCCACCTCATTACTATAATGGCACTTCAGAAACGTTTTTCCAGCCATACACACAGGCCACTGGAAACCCCCAGTTCACAAACATGGATGTACAAGTGCAGGACCCAGATGCATCCTTGAGCATCCCTAAACAGGACATAGAGACTGTGTGGCCCAGATTTGTCCATCCCAGCATGAACCAAGACTCAAACACTGCTAGACTAAACCGGTTGAGTATAAAAATGCAACTAAAGAGGCAACGCTATAGGATTAATTTGATTAATCGCAGAAATATACAGGAATTGAGACAGCTTAAAGAAACTCATCTGGTGGCTGCCAAGGTGCCCCCCTCTGAGCCAGGTACAAAGAAAGTGCCAGAAATAAATGCGGTCCCTCCTGTGGCTACAAAGTATTCTGGGGCACCCAATAGAACAGGATTCCCAAATAGAAAATGGAGAAAGGGGAAAATATTGGAAGAAAAAGAAAGTATATTCAACCAAGGTTTATCCATGAGAAACAGAGCCTATATGACAAGGTGGAAACTGCGTTTTGCGGAAGCGGTTGCAAAAAGCCTTGAGGTCCCCTCTGAACCAGAGCCCAAGACGGAGCCAGAAGCGGAGGACAAATCATCGACAGAATGGCAGAGACTGTTTGCAGACTCTGTGGAGAATGTGGCCGCAACGGACCTATTTGCCCTCTCTGAACCAGAGGCTGAGAAAAAGCCTGACTGGGAGACCGAGCAGAAAAGGACAGACGAAGAGATGAAGGCCAGATTAAAGAAAAAGGTTTGTGACATTTAGAGTTCGAGACTACATTTGCTCTAATGAATCAAAGTACTGTCCTCTATTGGTTATGAAGAATGCATGTCTGTGTCTATTCTAAATGTTAATAGATGTCATCCCCAGAGAGTGGCAGAAACACCAAAACCTTGCTATATGTCCCTCTTGATTTTCTACTAATTAAATAGTGATGATTTAATATATCAATATGACAAAGCCTTTTTAAAGACAATAATTCTGTTGTTTTTTCCCAGCTTGGCGAGTTCAACCTGAAGATGAAGCAGAAATCAACGCTTTTAAAAGAAGCCCCAACAGAAGCCCCAACATAATCTGAAAGGGCGGCTGTTGTAGGTAAAACAGCTTGAAATACAACATCTGTTTCATGTCAATGAATGTGTGTTCATATCACACCTTAAAAAGTAAGATGTCATTAATAATACCCAGAGAATCTTTTATTTGTGACACTTACGCAATGACATCATTCATCTCAAGTCTTCTTCTTTTCTGCTGATCTTCACAGTGCGTCATGAGCTCACCTCCCCTTCGAACCTGCTGCTGACCCATCCAGACCCTGTGGACATCCGTTGGCTAACATTCTCTTTATCTAATATACACtcactggccagtttattaggtacatacCGGGTCGGATCCTCCTtttcctccagaacagcctgaattgtTCGGGGCATTCTACACGTTGTctgaaacgttccacagggatgctggttcaCGCTGGCGCGATGGcatcacgcagttgctgcagattggacggcaatacattcatgctgcgaacagcccattccatctcatcccaaaaaGGCTGTACTGGGTTGAGGTCTGAGAACTGCGCAGGCCACTTAAGTAAACTGAACTTGCTGTCATGCTCCAGgcaatgttgttccactcctcgATTGTCCAGTGCTGATGATCACATGCCCACTGGAGCTGctgcttcttgtttttagctgataggagtggaacccggtgtggtcgtctgctgcaatagcccatccgtgacaaggatcgacgagttgtgcgttctgagATGCTGTTCGGCACACCGCTGCTGTACTGTGCCactatttgtctgtttgtggcccgcctgttagcttgcacgattcttgccgttCTCTTTTGACCTCTCATCAACGAGTTGTTTTCGCCAACAGGACTGCCGCAGAAtggatgttttttttgtttgtcgcaccattctcggtcAACTCTAGACACTGTTGTGCCTGAAAAGCCCAGGAAGGTGGCCGTTTCTGATACAGGAGTgtctggcaccgacgatcataacATGCTTAAAGTCGCTTAGGTCAGTTGTTTTGTCCACTAACGTTCAatggaacagtaactgaatgcctcattTGCTGTCTCCCTGCTTTATATAGAGAgtcacggccacgtgactcactgtctgtgaGAGCAGTCCATTTTCGTAAATGGAGTGGTGTACCAAATAAACTGGCCGATGAGTGAGTTGTTTTTGGGAGTGTCTGTACTTTAAtttactattttttatttttgacaacttttacttttactttgctACATtcgtaaagaaaataatgtactttttactcaatacaatttccctgacaccaaaaagtactcattacattttgaataccTAGCAGGACagtaaaatggtccaattcatacacttatcaagagaacatccctggtcatctctactgcctctgatctggcggccTGAttattggagtgtgtccctggctatccgtaaattaagaAAAcacattgtgccgtctggtttgcttaatataaggaatttgaaattatttttgcTTTTCATACTTaattatattttagcaattacatttacttttgatacttaggtatatttaaaaccaaatactttttacttaagtagtattttactgggtgacttttatttGAGTAATTTTCTAAAAAGATATCTTTACTTTTGCTCAAGTATGACGATTGGGTAGATTTTCCACCACTGATTGCATTCTACCACCTGGAATGTCATTGCATTCTACCACCAGAATATTTCTAGatttgtacactgaacaaaaatataaacacaacatgtgaagtgctgaagaaaaataaatccaggaaatgttccatatgcacacatttgtttacatctttgttagtgagcttttctcctttgccaagataatccatccacctgacagttgtgtcATAAaggagctgattaaacagcatgatcgttacacaggtgcaccttgtgcatgggacaataaaaggccactttaaaatgtacagttttgtcaatacaacaatacaatgccacagatgtctcaagttttgagggagcatgcatttggcatgctgactgcaggaatgtccaccagagctcttgccagataatttaatgttcatttatctaccataagctaCCTCCGTCATTTTAGAGAAATTGTCAGTACgtacaaccggcctcacaaccgcagaccacgtgggGGGTGCTGTGGAGAATTTCTGTCTGtagtaaagcccttttgtggggaaagaatattctgattggctgagcctggTGGTGGGTGgccctggctgccaagtgggtgggcctatgccgtCCAAGGCCCAACCATGGCTACACCtctctgcccagtcatgtgaaatccataaattagggcctaatgaatttatttcaatttactaatttccttatatgaacgcTAACTCAGTAAAAActcagaaattgttgcatgttgataTTATATCTTTGTTCAGTATAATCATACCACCATAGGTTTGTCTTCTGGACATATCCTCTGAGGATTCATAtagaattttttttttcagtGTACTGTATGTTCAGATTGCTTTTATGTCATTATGGCATGGGCAGTACCAGGAGGTTGTTTTAGTTATAAAAGCCAGAAGTCTAACTATTTTCAATCCCAAGCTTCTATTTCTATAGATCCTGTCCTGTTTCACTTTGTATATATTTAATTGAATAAACTGCTTTCTTTGTATCTTAGGACTAAGTGTGGAGTAATGTATCATTTCTACCTAATGGGGTCAATTAAAAAATGTAGTTATGGCGAGATATAAAACATTTGAATTTAATAGAAGATAATGTCTGGCATTCATCTTTGTAaattcatgtacagtatatttgtatAGTTAGTGTATAGTTtgaactttagatttgtgtgcattCTGTGTTCCCCTGTTTTCAGGAAGAGATGCCGTCTGAAGCACATGGCATTCTCATATTTTCCACAACTCAAGAAGACAAATACGAGATTGTATTGTAGTACATCTTTTTttgtagatttaaaaaataaacccAACAGTTGTTGCAAATATACAGCACTTGTTCTGTTAAACAAAACcaagtaaaacaccaaataaattACACAAATAGCCAAAATAGGAGTCTTTTGAAAAAACCCTAATCAAGTCGAATCTCCAGCAGTCATCTGGAGTGACGTATCATCCCATATTACTTGGTGAATAGGagagctgtatgtgtgtgtgtgtgcgcgtgcatgtatgcatacgtgagtgtgtgtatgtctgtaacCCTAATTTAAagctcatccctctcctctccttcacagaGGCAGGCTTCCCTCTGGCTGTTCATGTAGGGCCTGCAGCCCAGAGTCCAGACTGTGTTGAACAGGGTGTCTGCTACCGTCTCACAGGCTAGAAGGTAAAGAGGGACATGGGGATGAGAGTTAATTACTGGCCTATTTAAACATCTTGAGCAAAATATCAATAGGCCTGATGAAAGTGCAATGAAGTTCAGGTATAGGGCTGTAGGTGTAATCTGTGGCTCTGTATGAAAAGTGTACAAGCTGTCAAATCTTAGATTTTTACTTAATTCCTTGCGCCCCCTCAAAGTTCATTGGAGAAAGTTTGAGGGGAGGGACGTTGGAGCCTCCTGCAATGGACTTTGACAGGGAGTTGAAGAACAGAGGAATCAAGGGCTTGATGGCTTATACACTTTTCAGACCGTGGAACTTTCCATGTACACTGCATCAGGTTGACTGACCTTCGACCTTTGACATGAAGCCCAGGCTCTTCTTGAGGTCAGAGCAGATGCTGTGGAGACACCAGCGGAACTTGGAGTCGCAGCGGTACTTGTTGGAGCCACAGGTGTCGTAACACATGTCCAGCTGGTTGCAGCACTTAGTCATGGCAGGGATACCCAGATCAACCTTGGTGGAACAGGACATgggtggtgagtgtgtgtgtgtgcggtgtgcgGTGTGCTATAACggtgttatacactgagtgtacaaaacattaggaacacctttctaatattgagttgcaccaacttttgccttcagaacaagCCTctattcatcggggcatggactctacaaagtgtcgaaagcattgcacagggatgctggcccatgttgactctaatgctcaagttggctggatgtcctttgggtggtggacaattcttgatacacacaggaaacggtTGACCGTTTacaaacccagcagcattgcagttcttgacacactcaaaacgGTGCgccaggcacctactaccatacacctactaccataccctgttcaaaggcacttaaatatttagtcttgcccattcatcctctgaatggcacacatacaccatcCATATCTcacttgtctcaaggcttaacaatcctactttaacctgtctcctccccttcatcaacactgattgaagtggatttaacaagtgacatcaataagggatcatagctttcacctggattcacctggtcagtctgtcattgaAGGagcatgtgttcctaatgttttgtacactcagtgtatgcgttctcttaatgttttgtgcactcagtgtatgcgTACTCTTCAATCTGTATATGATTGGAGTTGAATGACCAATGTACAAGTCGAAAAATACTTGATTGTGGAAATGTTTCACCGAGCattagtgtgtgtgggtgtgcgtgtgtatcCAATCATCTACATATGCATACACTATTGGGTACCGGAAGGCCTAGGAAGTAGGCACTGCATCCGTTGGGCTCTGGCATCTGGTAGTCAGGGCGAGGAAGAGCAGCTTTACCTGAGGTAGAAAGAATGTTAGAGACATCAGTTCCCTTCAACTCAAGAAATGCCATGAGGAATATTTTAATtccacttttattttattttaatccaATGAGGAAAGTAGGAACTGGAATTACAGTTTACTTGATAAATTGTCTGAATTGACTTGAAATGGAACTGAACCCAACCTTGTTTGCCATCCACACTTGATTGACCAACCCAGCAAAGggagcccactgggcacagatgtcaattcaaagTCTAATCCACactggttcaatgtaatttcattgaaattatgtggaaacaatgttgattcaaccagtgtgtgcccagtaggAGGTTGGATGTCCGTAACTTATATGTCAGACAACAGATGTTGTTGGGGAAGATTATCAGTTCATCAATGATGGTAACCAAAACAGAACCGTGGTCAACACAGGTAAAATCCATGGACATGTGATATCAAAGGTGAAGACTACAGCCTAGCTGTGAATCGCTGAGTATTTCACACTTTACCTCATGACACCTCTGCCAGCTATCTCTCTTGCTCATAGTCCACTGACTAAGGTGCATTATCAGATGTGAGGTGATAAAGGTTATTAGTAATGTCAAAGGAATTCCTAGTATAAGCTCTCCCTAATCAGTTATACGGTGTTCTTGCATTTAAGAGTTTAAATGGCTTTAACATGAGGATGTGTTAAGACTTTAGAAAATCTTAATGTCCATGTTTATCTCCAGTGGGTACCATCTCGCTAATCTATAATGGATTAGGGGAACCTGCCCGGATAATCGTTACACAATTTGAATTTAGGATCACATGGAAGCGGTCTGTACAAAACAGAATATCTCGGCTAACTAATCACTAGCTTGGTGTAGGTCTAGATGGGCTTGTTTAGCTAACTTCTCTGACTATCGTTGGCATGCCACGCATATGATACATGTATGATAGGCTAGCCAGAGGAGTTGATCATGTTCTTACCATATCGACAGCGGTACTGGCACACTCCATCGCGTCCGCCCATAAGCTCCAGCATGGAGTCAAAGTATCCATTGACGGCTTCAAAGCCTCCCCTAACGGAGTTCAGTCCCCACTCGTCCTCATCCTCTGCCTGGGAGGGGTCGACAGGGGCCTGGCTTGGGTCCACTGGTGCAGGTTCCTCAGCGTCCTGGGAGAGGGTCCCCTGGATGGAGAGGCCCAAAACCAGAAGGAGAGCAAGGGAGGCCCAGTGTGTCATTGTGGTTCAGAGAAGCGGAGGGACAGCTAGGGACACAGCGTTGACGATCCACAGAGTTCAGCTGGAGGAATGAGAGaagcacaaacacagagagagagggaacgagacaaCTCACTCTGTCACGTCAACCGGCACCCAGACCTGGACTTTGAGCTAGACACCGGGACAGCCTCCACTGTGGAGGAACGAAGGTCAGCTCCTATCTAGATTGTATTTATGTTTTAAAGGTGCCCAAGGTGTGCTATATTTATCTGTTTGTAATGTTAATGTGTTTCGTTGTAATCATATTGGTCTCAGTGTTTTGACTATGATCCTATAAAGACTGATGTTCtgtcaccaattttgactatatCAAGACAGGTGATTATGGCATGAAACAGTCAACTAACTAATTGTATTTCACACTTGTTGACTATTCAGTTTTGTTACAAATGATGGTTAATAAAATAATCAATTAAGCATTACGACACATGACTTATTAAACATATTCAAAGATAACATTGGCAAAGCTTGGCCCTAATTGTGTCATGTATACTACTGATAATTTATCTTTCAACATTCTAGTGTGCTGTAAAACGTGCCCTTCTATCAGTACTACTTCTGAAGGAACGCAGTTGACAAGTAGGCGGTGACGTAGTGCACACGTGCTCGGAAGTAAGCAAGGAAAACGTCATGTCTTTCTCTGGCGAGCTGTTTGTCTGGTGATAGCACTGGCTTCGTATTGGAAATTATATTTTGTGAGTACTTATCATGGAAACTGACAAAACGTGTTTGTGCTGTTCGCTCATCTAAGACGAACCGTTTGCAAGTGAAGTGCGCGAGCGTCAAGATAGAGTGGTGCAGGTGCACGAGTCAACACGCACATGCAACGTCTGCAGTGAGCATTTAGCACTACATTATTTAGCTATAACCTCGAAAGTTTACcagctactttaaaaaaaaaacgttagCAAGTTACCTGGCTAGCTACTGCAGTATATAACTATACTGTAGACACATTTTGTAGTGGTCATGAATGAAAACCACTCATTCATATTGTGAGGAGAGGAGTAGGCCTACCCGACACAATATTGCATGTCAGCAACATGGCATTCACCAGCCTTTTTTCAAGTCTTCCAAACAAAGAATTTGACACGACGCCTTGTGAGCCGATCGAGGGGTAAGCTACTATAACACAAATAGTCATtatttctactgtctctcttctaCTATGCTGAATTAATGTAACAAGCGAACTAACTTAGTCAAGTATTTCAGCTTTGAATTGGAATACATAGCCAACTGAGAAAGTATTGTTTCTTCCATTTTTCGCAGATTTCAAAGGGATGAAAGACAACTGGAAACAGTTCAACTGGAGAAGAAGA
The DNA window shown above is from Salvelinus fontinalis isolate EN_2023a chromosome 40, ASM2944872v1, whole genome shotgun sequence and carries:
- the LOC129839184 gene encoding group XIIB secretory phospholipase A2-like protein isoform X1, whose product is MTHWASLALLLVLGLSIQGTLSQDAEEPAPVDPSQAPVDPSQAEDEDEWGLNSVRGGFEAVNGYFDSMLELMGGRDGVCQYRCRYGKAALPRPDYQMPEPNGCSAYFLGLPVPNSVDLGIPAMTKCCNQLDMCYDTCGSNKYRCDSKFRWCLHSICSDLKKSLGFMSKVEACETVADTLFNTVWTLGCRPYMNSQREACLCEGEERDEL
- the LOC129839181 gene encoding zinc finger CCCH domain-containing protein 13-like codes for the protein MYPMDPERHSHQREYGEPETCSHQREYGAPETCSQRREYEEPETCSQRREYREPETCSQQREYEEPETCSQRREYEEPERCSQRREYEEPERYSQRREYGEPETCSQWREYEEPERCSQQREYREPETCSKWREYGEPERCSQRREYREPSSGQWGDGLETRDNGQAMAREPYSEYSSMGRTREGWEEYGSSSDMSFIMDPSSRDWSEDSLRGSGAPFSPDTDGDVDGDPLELSVEDLELLRKRMELEIIEEQIARKKAVLAMELVGPESKAIRKQKTKDKDLEMLTKNVSNKDVTLKERVNSILRKRAWTNECRSKEAANQQVPPKLVLHPPKVVKSFVERMNESILHKDSIVKGSLTLDIHEEEHPLKLKVEALLEQRRNPTVYKEDKAAKGFQYFLDVLNKGVDIDRLSKIVNNFKDLPSMGEELPQGQPPPLDGQPETNSKSERKVPSRKRRSRFDEFPLGCFNILGVQPNPFGDLLREVVPAGSVLPQHCSLLQSGGGEIGQHSLSLGFIQAMNSPKNKKPKSTQVEEKRKGRYKSKSPPVEEKRKGRHTSKSPPVEEKRKGRHKSKSPPVEETRKGRLKSKSPPVEEKRKGRLKSKSPPVEEKRKGRLKSKSPPVEEKRKGRLKSKSPPVEEKRKGRLKSKSPPVEENRKERPEDEQKYGQIQSLLQTIGLDLGVEELGRLNDRIQERLYGKKRDLEKKVGKKESVWGVEKEESKKDKEENKKDKEENKKDKEESKKDKEESKKDKEESKKDKEENKKGKEESKKGKEESKKGKEESKKDKEESKKDKEESKKDKEESKKDKEESKKDKEESKKDKEESKKDKEESEKDKEESEKDKQEEEEESEKEKEESEKGKDKEEKACSSKCHSFSLLSDSSNSSPPCHRWTAEYKRSSTRDQDTERDGGRSERNRERYKGRSERNRDRRSSTRDQDRERDGDRSERDRDRHSSTRDQDRERDGGRSERNRDRHSSTRDQDRERDGGRSERNRDRRSSTRDQDRERDRGRSERNRDRRSSTRDQDRETDRDWGRSERFGGRSERERDRRSSARDQDRERDGGRSERNRERDRHSRSRELDRYRWWETERKIRSSTRDGDREWDRSRSERDRDRLSSTRGGSEKDGDGDRSERDKDRERWWERDKDWDGDKESFLGLYPYSNDPTHPHASLMATDSVQYMAYHGSRYASTFPPGCGFPPGTMFPGTVPPGTVPLAHCTSAPGTVPPCPLVQCPPYPLYPNCPPHYYNGTSETFFQPYTQATGNPQFTNMDVQVQDPDASLSIPKQDIETVWPRFVHPSMNQDSNTARLNRLSIKMQLKRQRYRINLINRRNIQELRQLKETHLVAAKVPPSEPGTKKVPEINAVPPVATKYSGAPNRTGFPNRKWRKGKILEEKESIFNQGLSMRNRAYMTRWKLRFAEAVAKSLEVPSEPEPKTEPEAEDKSSTEWQRLFADSVENVAATDLFALSEPEAEKKPDWETEQKRTDEEMKARLKKKLGEFNLKMKQKSTLLKEAPTEAPT
- the LOC129839184 gene encoding group XIIB secretory phospholipase A2-like protein isoform X2 — protein: MTHWASLALLLVLGLSIQGTLSQDAEEPAPVDPSQAPVDPSQAEDEDEWGLNSVRGGFEAVNGYFDSMLELMGGRDGVCQYRCRYGKAALPRPDYQMPEPNGCSAYFLGLPVDLGIPAMTKCCNQLDMCYDTCGSNKYRCDSKFRWCLHSICSDLKKSLGFMSKVEACETVADTLFNTVWTLGCRPYMNSQREACLCEGEERDEL